One window of the Streptococcus parasanguinis ATCC 15912 genome contains the following:
- a CDS encoding Cof-type HAD-IIB family hydrolase — protein sequence MIQLIAIDLDGTLLHEDKTLSKGNIEALHRAHEAGYDIVICTGRPLAGVRPIFEEIGLPDGNYYMIINNGCTTLSTQNWEIIGKEELSLEDMHRLQVLTEDTDVQLTLFDMDHYLVVAPEASELVTMDAGIVNYKPTPISLEDLPNYLPIFQAMYVGDPSAIDAFQAQHEAALEADFNTVRSQDILFEILPKGASKASALQALSQTLGYSREQVMALGDANNDLEMLRFAGYSVAMGNGNAAVKEIANFITLTNDEDGVAHAIHKLIETEKGE from the coding sequence ATGATTCAATTAATCGCGATTGACTTGGACGGAACTCTCTTGCATGAGGATAAGACTCTCTCTAAAGGCAATATTGAAGCTCTTCACCGAGCCCATGAAGCCGGCTATGACATTGTGATCTGTACGGGGCGCCCCTTAGCGGGTGTACGGCCCATTTTTGAAGAGATTGGACTTCCTGATGGCAACTACTATATGATTATCAATAACGGGTGTACAACCTTGTCTACTCAGAATTGGGAAATCATTGGCAAGGAAGAGTTGAGCCTCGAGGATATGCACCGGTTGCAAGTTTTAACGGAAGATACAGACGTCCAGCTAACCTTATTTGATATGGATCACTACCTAGTGGTCGCACCTGAAGCTAGTGAACTTGTCACGATGGATGCGGGTATTGTTAACTATAAACCAACACCTATTTCATTAGAAGATCTACCAAATTACCTCCCTATTTTTCAAGCCATGTACGTAGGAGATCCTTCTGCTATTGATGCCTTCCAAGCTCAGCACGAGGCTGCATTAGAGGCCGATTTTAACACTGTACGTTCGCAGGATATCTTGTTTGAAATTCTGCCAAAAGGTGCCAGCAAGGCTTCTGCTCTTCAAGCATTAAGCCAAACATTAGGCTACAGCAGAGAGCAGGTTATGGCTCTTGGAGATGCCAATAATGACCTTGAAATGCTACGTTTTGCTGGTTACAGCGTCGCTATGGGAAATGGCAATGCTGCTGTCAAGGAAATAGCAAACTTCATCACCCTGACCAATGATGAGGATGGCGTGGCACATGCTATTCACAAATTAATTGAAACTGAAAAAGGAGAATGA
- a CDS encoding LexA family transcriptional regulator, translated as MARGRGKASPQDKEALRIISEKIRELLKEQGKKQIELSRITGIPASTLTGYVKGTSLPVPENLEKIAAFFQVAVADIDPRLRNDFVVIDSEIERLYKQLDEGNQENLLSYGKSLLTHQKERQKIEKQYHSYSVYDSFAAYQHQKQADIVWFDQKIPYDLAFWIHTDSLEPKYEKGAVVLIKQTYYDQAGAIYAIDFDGQTLIKRVFREANGIRLVSLNKKYSDQIIPLDEEPGVIGKVIDGFVPLDLEEIK; from the coding sequence TTGGCCAGAGGTCGTGGAAAGGCAAGCCCTCAAGACAAAGAGGCATTACGGATTATATCGGAAAAAATCAGAGAATTACTGAAAGAACAAGGAAAAAAACAGATCGAATTATCTCGTATTACTGGAATCCCTGCAAGTACGCTGACTGGATATGTAAAAGGAACTTCTCTTCCCGTTCCTGAAAATTTAGAGAAGATTGCAGCCTTTTTCCAGGTAGCAGTTGCTGATATTGACCCTCGATTGCGCAATGATTTTGTGGTCATTGATTCAGAGATTGAACGATTGTATAAACAGCTCGATGAAGGAAATCAAGAAAATCTTCTTTCTTATGGAAAGAGTCTCTTGACCCATCAGAAAGAAAGACAGAAAATTGAAAAGCAATACCACTCTTATTCTGTCTATGATTCTTTTGCAGCTTACCAACATCAGAAGCAAGCTGATATCGTCTGGTTTGATCAAAAGATTCCTTACGATTTGGCTTTTTGGATTCATACAGATTCCCTCGAGCCTAAGTACGAAAAAGGGGCCGTTGTCTTAATCAAGCAAACCTATTATGATCAAGCAGGGGCAATTTATGCCATTGATTTTGACGGGCAAACGTTGATCAAACGTGTCTTTCGTGAGGCCAACGGTATTCGACTGGTTTCCCTCAATAAGAAATATAGTGATCAGATCATTCCACTAGATGAGGAACCTGGAGTGATTGGAAAAGTGATTGATGGCTTTGTTCCTCTTGATTTGGAGGAAATCAAATGA
- a CDS encoding alpha/beta fold hydrolase yields the protein MNRFEVTTKIGCLSVTYKKRNKVLVCLNGAGLIPSYENFLPILEKLPSSIGYLTIDFPNTGRSPIHSQTGLNLDNLVEAVYEILKGLEISNYILCVHSLSGVLALKLMSKPIKCQALIAIEPTTKNIMFADFSKNPYPEMEEQMRMIEECGPENYFKGLTQATFEPENDRLIWELMEEKGLELEKQVPGFQISVNITAEDFDSLSLADNIPVFVFCQAYREKEYRDSEYCNSNTKLILGGNHHYLQWSESEKIAALIREL from the coding sequence ATGAACCGATTTGAAGTAACTACAAAGATTGGTTGTCTCTCTGTTACTTATAAAAAGAGAAATAAAGTACTAGTTTGTTTAAATGGTGCTGGTTTGATACCAAGTTATGAAAATTTCCTACCAATACTTGAAAAACTTCCTTCCTCAATAGGTTACTTAACGATTGATTTTCCGAATACAGGTAGGAGTCCGATTCATAGTCAAACAGGACTTAATTTGGATAATCTTGTTGAAGCGGTATACGAAATCCTGAAGGGATTGGAAATTTCCAATTATATACTTTGTGTTCATAGTTTAAGTGGTGTTTTGGCTTTAAAGTTAATGAGTAAACCAATTAAGTGTCAAGCTTTGATAGCAATTGAACCAACAACAAAAAATATAATGTTTGCTGATTTTTCAAAAAATCCTTATCCAGAAATGGAAGAGCAAATGAGAATGATCGAAGAATGTGGTCCGGAAAATTATTTTAAGGGACTAACACAAGCGACATTTGAACCTGAAAATGACAGACTGATTTGGGAATTGATGGAAGAAAAGGGCTTGGAATTGGAAAAGCAAGTTCCTGGATTTCAGATATCTGTAAATATTACCGCTGAAGATTTTGATAGTTTGTCCTTAGCAGATAATATTCCTGTTTTCGTATTTTGTCAGGCGTATAGAGAAAAAGAGTACAGAGATTCAGAATATTGTAATTCTAATACAAAACTCATTCTAGGTGGAAACCACCACTATCTACAGTGGTCAGAATCGGAAAAAATTGCAGCTCTTATTAGAGAACTGTAG
- the kphA gene encoding RNA-binding protein KphA: MDTIENLIIAIVKPLISQPDALTIKIEDTPEFLEYHLDLDPSDVGRVIGRKGRTISAIRTIVYSVPTEDKKVRIVIDEK, translated from the coding sequence ATGGATACGATTGAAAATCTCATTATTGCAATTGTGAAACCCTTGATTTCACAACCGGATGCTTTAACCATCAAGATCGAAGATACTCCTGAATTCTTGGAGTACCACCTTGACCTTGATCCTAGCGATGTTGGTCGTGTAATCGGTCGAAAAGGTCGCACCATTTCTGCGATAAGAACGATTGTCTACTCTGTCCCAACTGAAGATAAAAAAGTAAGAATCGTTATTGACGAAAAATAA
- a CDS encoding YkgJ family cysteine cluster protein codes for MTQEIDIEKYHQLALQKQKEHRKVLTNLKKKPPKNLDKIAQEIHNEVFQEIDCTACANCCKTLGPDFKEADITRIAKYFKMKLPAFEAEFLQVDEDGDKVFKSMPCPFLGGDNLCSIYDVRPKACREFPHTDRKKIYQINHLTIKNTLTCPAAYLFVEKLKDRL; via the coding sequence ATGACACAGGAAATTGATATTGAAAAATACCATCAGTTAGCTCTCCAAAAGCAAAAGGAGCACCGCAAGGTATTGACGAATCTCAAGAAGAAGCCACCTAAGAATTTAGATAAAATAGCGCAAGAAATTCACAATGAAGTTTTCCAAGAAATCGATTGTACCGCTTGTGCCAATTGCTGCAAAACCTTAGGGCCTGATTTTAAGGAAGCGGATATCACGCGGATCGCCAAATATTTCAAGATGAAGCTTCCTGCCTTTGAGGCAGAATTTCTTCAGGTTGATGAAGATGGGGACAAGGTTTTTAAATCCATGCCTTGTCCTTTCTTGGGGGGAGATAATCTCTGTTCGATTTATGATGTTCGGCCTAAAGCTTGTCGGGAATTCCCTCACACCGATCGCAAGAAGATTTATCAGATCAACCATCTGACCATCAAGAATACCCTCACCTGCCCAGCGGCTTATTTATTTGTAGAAAAATTGAAGGATCGTTTGTAA
- a CDS encoding ATP-binding protein, with protein MMKQNQKLLLLCGDSYQDISLLAAVNEAQKLNAKNGNALVLYLGEGNAITQEATDMVVVSKLKLDALRTTLLSYTGSRLLLAFADKQILNLLFRLEETGFFKEASIMIVGPSLQRYRTFYQQADQRRLFQELGYQVPASALVGSVREAIEFSEGIQFPIMIWPVASKQGQGRKIAHNLDDLCEAVEMGLSVSPSQQCLLEFSTYGFKELDFVVIRDREDNHYLAASIESIDPVGIHSSDSYQFMPAVTLTDREFQNLREAAIHISRYLKLTGAISIKFALDPTSYAFYILEVNPFASDSISMASMGLGYSLFEQGVQLQLGRSLEHLPHPLLKDLKAVYEPSLDYIFFKIPIFSDAAKNARLNTQIHSYGAVYGFGKRIDEAYQHALETIKDKNLLTILPEEMSDDELIQKIARHMPHRLFYILEALKRGFEFEELLDLSKLAPVYLQVLANLVAMEKAAEVATSPAFLPVEPSAGLYEVKAGASYYLTQNGTNESLALEAACVLVDDLEIRDERFYQKVRKQAKELKEKGQQVILLTNRPFTESLADKVYYLPINETSLHLIQTIDQVKDIVKLSNLQ; from the coding sequence ATGATGAAACAAAACCAGAAATTGCTTCTCCTGTGTGGAGATTCTTATCAGGATATTAGCCTTTTGGCTGCGGTAAACGAAGCACAAAAACTCAATGCCAAGAATGGAAATGCTCTTGTCCTTTACTTGGGCGAAGGAAATGCTATTACCCAAGAAGCTACAGATATGGTTGTAGTTAGTAAGCTCAAGCTGGATGCTCTTAGAACGACTCTTCTTTCTTATACAGGATCCCGCTTGCTCCTAGCTTTTGCGGATAAACAGATTTTAAATCTCTTGTTCCGATTGGAAGAAACTGGATTTTTCAAAGAAGCATCGATCATGATTGTCGGTCCGAGTCTTCAACGCTACCGGACCTTTTATCAGCAGGCGGACCAACGACGCCTCTTTCAAGAGCTGGGCTATCAGGTACCCGCTTCAGCGCTGGTCGGTTCTGTTCGAGAAGCTATCGAGTTTTCGGAAGGCATTCAATTTCCCATTATGATCTGGCCAGTAGCGAGTAAGCAAGGGCAAGGGCGAAAGATTGCTCATAACCTGGATGATTTATGCGAAGCTGTAGAAATGGGACTTTCGGTCTCTCCAAGTCAGCAGTGTTTGCTAGAATTTTCTACTTATGGCTTTAAGGAACTGGATTTTGTAGTCATTCGGGATCGTGAAGACAATCACTACCTGGCTGCCTCTATTGAAAGCATTGATCCTGTTGGGATCCACTCTAGTGACTCTTACCAATTTATGCCAGCAGTCACCCTGACTGACCGGGAGTTCCAAAATCTTCGAGAAGCAGCAATCCACATTAGTCGCTATTTGAAACTGACAGGAGCTATTTCCATCAAGTTTGCATTGGATCCGACGAGCTATGCTTTTTATATCTTAGAGGTTAATCCATTTGCATCAGATAGTATCTCGATGGCCTCTATGGGCTTGGGCTATTCCTTGTTTGAGCAAGGAGTTCAGCTACAATTAGGGCGATCTCTCGAGCATTTGCCTCACCCTTTATTAAAGGATCTAAAGGCTGTCTATGAACCAAGTTTGGACTATATCTTCTTTAAGATTCCGATTTTTTCGGATGCTGCTAAAAATGCCCGTCTCAATACCCAAATTCACTCTTATGGGGCAGTTTATGGATTTGGAAAGAGAATCGATGAAGCTTACCAACACGCCCTAGAAACCATTAAAGATAAAAACTTGTTGACCATCCTTCCTGAGGAAATGAGCGATGATGAATTAATCCAGAAAATTGCTCGTCATATGCCCCACCGGCTCTTCTATATCTTAGAAGCTTTGAAACGTGGTTTTGAGTTTGAGGAACTCTTGGATTTGAGTAAATTAGCACCTGTCTATTTGCAGGTCCTAGCCAATCTTGTAGCAATGGAAAAAGCAGCAGAAGTTGCAACAAGCCCAGCCTTTCTTCCGGTTGAGCCATCAGCTGGCTTATATGAGGTCAAAGCAGGCGCATCCTATTATCTGACCCAAAACGGAACCAATGAATCATTGGCTTTGGAGGCTGCTTGTGTCTTGGTGGATGATCTAGAAATCCGCGATGAGCGTTTTTACCAAAAGGTGCGAAAGCAGGCGAAAGAGCTGAAAGAAAAAGGACAACAGGTGATCTTACTCACAAATCGTCCTTTTACAGAATCTTTGGCAGATAAAGTCTATTATCTTCCTATCAATGAGACAAGCCTTCACCTGATTCAGACCATTGATCAGGTCAAAGATATTGTCAAGCTTTCTAATCTACAATAA
- the rpsP gene encoding 30S ribosomal protein S16: MAVKIRLTRMGSKKKPYYRINVADSRSPRDGRFIETVGTYNPLVEENQVTLKEDRVLAWLADGAQPSDTVRNILSKAGVLKKFHDSKFSK; this comes from the coding sequence ATGGCAGTTAAAATTCGTTTGACTCGTATGGGTTCTAAGAAAAAACCTTACTACCGTATCAACGTAGCAGATTCACGTTCACCACGTGATGGACGTTTCATCGAAACAGTTGGAACTTACAATCCACTTGTTGAAGAAAACCAAGTAACTTTGAAAGAAGATCGCGTTCTTGCATGGTTGGCTGATGGAGCTCAACCTTCAGATACAGTTCGCAACATCCTTTCAAAAGCTGGTGTCTTGAAGAAATTCCACGATTCTAAATTCTCAAAATAA
- the pepT gene encoding peptidase T, whose protein sequence is MKYANLLDRFITYVKVNTRSDENSTTTPSTQSQVDFATNVLIPEMKRVGLQNVYYLPNGYAIGTLPANDPSFTRKIGFISHMDTADFNAENVNPQIVENYDGGVIALGESGFTLDPADFAHLNNYKGQTLITTDGTTLLGADDKSGIAEIMTAIEYLTAHPEIKHGEIRVGFGPDEEIGVGADQFDAEDFDVDFAYTVDGGPLGELQYETFSAAGAEITFKGRNVHPGTAKGQMINALQLAIDFHNKLPEGARPELTEGYEGFYHLMNIDGTVEEASASYIIRDFETESFEKRKDLMKSIADQMNAELGSERILLTLKDQYYNMKQVIEKDMTPITLAKEVMEDLGITPIIEPIRGGTDGSKISFMGIPTPNIFAGGENMHGRFEYVSLQTMERAVDTIIGIVTKK, encoded by the coding sequence ATGAAATACGCAAATTTGTTGGACCGTTTTATTACCTATGTAAAGGTCAACACACGTTCAGACGAAAACTCTACAACCACTCCAAGTACCCAATCACAGGTTGATTTTGCAACAAACGTCTTGATCCCTGAGATGAAACGTGTGGGGCTTCAAAACGTCTACTATTTACCAAACGGCTATGCCATTGGAACACTTCCAGCCAATGATCCAAGCTTTACACGCAAGATTGGATTTATCTCTCACATGGATACCGCTGACTTCAATGCCGAAAATGTCAATCCACAAATCGTTGAGAATTATGATGGGGGTGTCATTGCCCTTGGTGAGTCTGGTTTCACACTCGATCCAGCCGATTTTGCTCATTTGAACAACTACAAGGGACAAACCTTGATCACAACTGACGGTACTACTCTTCTGGGTGCAGACGATAAGTCAGGTATCGCTGAAATCATGACAGCTATTGAATACCTGACAGCTCATCCTGAAATCAAACATGGAGAAATCCGTGTCGGCTTTGGTCCAGATGAAGAAATCGGAGTCGGGGCAGATCAATTTGATGCAGAGGATTTTGACGTAGACTTTGCCTATACTGTCGATGGTGGTCCTCTTGGAGAGCTTCAATACGAAACCTTCTCAGCAGCTGGAGCTGAAATTACCTTCAAAGGACGCAATGTCCACCCAGGTACAGCCAAAGGTCAAATGATCAACGCTCTTCAATTGGCCATTGATTTCCATAACAAACTCCCTGAAGGAGCACGTCCAGAATTAACCGAAGGCTATGAAGGCTTCTACCACTTGATGAACATCGATGGAACTGTCGAGGAAGCAAGTGCCAGCTACATCATTCGGGACTTTGAAACTGAAAGTTTTGAAAAACGCAAAGACCTCATGAAATCTATTGCCGATCAGATGAATGCGGAGCTCGGTAGCGAACGCATTCTCCTCACCCTCAAAGACCAGTACTATAACATGAAGCAAGTGATTGAAAAAGATATGACACCGATTACCCTTGCTAAGGAAGTCATGGAAGATCTTGGAATCACTCCAATCATTGAACCGATCCGCGGTGGTACAGATGGATCTAAAATTTCCTTTATGGGGATTCCAACACCAAATATCTTTGCCGGTGGAGAAAATATGCATGGTCGCTTTGAATACGTTAGCCTCCAAACCATGGAACGCGCAGTTGATACCATTATCGGTATTGTGACCAAAAAATAA
- the lepA gene encoding translation elongation factor 4 — MPNFEELKKRQEKIRNFSIIAHIDHGKSTLADRILEKTETVSSREMQAQLLDSMDLERERGITIKLNAIELNYTAKDGETYIFHLIDTPGHVDFTYEVSRSLAACEGAILVVDAAQGIEAQTLANVYLALDNDLEILPVINKIDLPAADPERVRTEVEDVIGLDASEAVLASAKAGIGIEEILEQIVEKVPAPTGDVEAPLQALIFDSVYDAYRGVILQVRVVNGMVKPGDKIQLMSNSKTFDVTEVGIFTPKAVGRDFLATGDVGYIAASIKTVADTRVGDTVTLATNPASEPLHGYKQMNPMVFAGLYPIESNKYNDLREALEKLQLNDASLQFEPETSQALGFGFRCGFLGLLHMDVIQERLEREFNIDLIMTAPSVIYKVNLTDGEALDVSNPSEFPDPTKIASIEEPYVKAQIMVPQEFVGAVMELAQRKRGDFVTMDYIDENRVNVIYQIPLAEIVFDFFDKLKSSTRGYASFDYELSEYRPSKLVKMDILLNGDTVDALSFIVHKDFAYERGKLIVEKLKKIIPRQQFEVPIQAAIGHKIVARTDIKALRKNVLAKCYGGDVSRKRKLLEKQKAGKKRMKAIGSVEVPQEAFLSVLSMDEE, encoded by the coding sequence ATGCCAAATTTTGAAGAATTAAAAAAACGACAAGAGAAGATTCGGAACTTCTCGATCATCGCCCATATTGATCATGGAAAGTCAACCTTGGCCGATCGAATTTTAGAAAAAACCGAAACCGTGTCTAGTCGGGAGATGCAAGCCCAACTTTTAGATAGTATGGACCTGGAGCGGGAACGTGGGATTACCATCAAGCTCAATGCCATCGAATTGAACTACACGGCTAAAGATGGGGAAACCTATATCTTCCACTTGATTGACACACCAGGACACGTGGACTTTACCTATGAGGTTTCGCGGTCGCTTGCCGCCTGTGAGGGTGCCATTCTCGTAGTAGATGCTGCTCAAGGGATTGAAGCTCAGACACTAGCCAATGTCTACCTTGCTTTGGACAATGATTTGGAAATCCTGCCAGTAATCAATAAAATCGACTTACCAGCTGCAGATCCAGAACGCGTGCGCACAGAAGTAGAAGATGTCATCGGTCTAGATGCTAGTGAGGCAGTCTTAGCTTCTGCCAAGGCTGGTATCGGGATTGAAGAGATTTTGGAGCAGATTGTTGAGAAAGTTCCAGCACCGACTGGGGATGTTGAAGCTCCTCTTCAAGCCTTGATCTTTGACTCTGTATATGATGCCTATCGTGGAGTAATCCTTCAGGTCCGAGTGGTCAATGGAATGGTTAAACCGGGCGATAAGATCCAGCTCATGAGCAATAGCAAGACCTTTGATGTCACTGAAGTTGGGATTTTTACTCCTAAAGCAGTTGGACGTGATTTCCTTGCGACGGGAGACGTTGGCTATATTGCGGCCTCTATCAAGACCGTTGCGGATACCCGTGTCGGGGATACGGTGACCCTAGCGACCAATCCAGCAAGCGAGCCGCTACATGGATACAAGCAGATGAATCCGATGGTCTTTGCAGGTCTTTATCCGATTGAATCCAATAAATACAATGACCTTCGTGAAGCCTTGGAAAAATTGCAATTGAATGATGCCAGTCTTCAATTTGAACCAGAAACTTCTCAAGCTCTTGGATTTGGTTTCCGTTGTGGTTTCTTGGGACTTCTTCATATGGACGTTATCCAAGAGCGCTTGGAGCGCGAGTTCAACATTGACTTGATCATGACAGCACCGTCTGTAATCTACAAGGTCAATTTGACAGATGGAGAAGCACTGGATGTCTCAAACCCTTCTGAGTTTCCAGATCCAACCAAGATCGCTTCGATCGAAGAACCATATGTCAAAGCACAAATCATGGTGCCACAAGAGTTTGTCGGGGCTGTGATGGAATTGGCTCAACGGAAACGCGGTGATTTTGTGACCATGGATTACATCGATGAAAATCGGGTGAATGTCATCTATCAAATCCCACTAGCGGAAATTGTCTTTGATTTCTTTGATAAATTGAAATCCTCTACTCGTGGCTATGCGAGCTTTGACTATGAGTTGTCTGAATACCGTCCATCTAAATTGGTTAAAATGGATATCCTTCTTAATGGGGATACTGTCGATGCCCTCAGCTTTATCGTTCACAAGGACTTTGCCTATGAACGTGGTAAATTAATCGTTGAGAAGCTCAAGAAGATTATCCCTCGGCAACAGTTTGAAGTGCCTATCCAAGCAGCCATCGGTCATAAGATCGTGGCCCGGACAGATATCAAGGCTCTTCGTAAGAACGTCTTGGCCAAGTGTTATGGTGGGGACGTCTCACGGAAACGGAAGCTTCTTGAAAAACAAAAAGCCGGTAAAAAACGGATGAAAGCGATCGGATCTGTAGAAGTACCACAGGAAGCTTTCTTATCTGTCTTGTCAATGGATGAAGAATAA
- a CDS encoding GNAT family N-acetyltransferase, translating into MIRTVQVKDAGEIRDLCHQALGYDSTLEKVAAQIDKFNSPDSDHFCFVYEEDQTGNILGYVEAEVYESLYSDAGLNILGLAVFPSAQGRGIGRQLMERVEDLAKSRHYAFIRLNSASHRKEAHVFYERIGYDGNKTQKRFLKIMN; encoded by the coding sequence ATGATTCGTACTGTTCAAGTCAAAGATGCAGGTGAAATTAGAGATTTATGTCACCAAGCATTGGGTTATGATTCGACCCTTGAGAAAGTGGCAGCTCAGATTGATAAATTTAATTCGCCAGATTCGGATCATTTTTGCTTTGTTTATGAAGAGGACCAAACAGGAAATATTCTTGGTTATGTGGAGGCAGAAGTTTATGAAAGCCTCTATAGTGACGCCGGTCTGAATATTTTGGGTCTAGCGGTTTTTCCATCTGCTCAAGGACGTGGGATCGGTCGCCAATTGATGGAGCGAGTAGAAGATCTTGCCAAAAGCAGGCATTATGCTTTTATCCGTTTAAATTCTGCCTCTCATCGAAAAGAAGCGCATGTCTTTTATGAACGGATTGGATATGATGGAAATAAAACGCAGAAGCGATTTTTGAAAATAATGAATTAA
- a CDS encoding YjjG family noncanonical pyrimidine nucleotidase — MAYTFLLFDLDHTLLDFESAEETALTQMLEDMNFPDVQAFKDYYKPMNQGLWKDLEKKKLTKQELVDSRFAIGFAHFGISVDGAEMALRYQDYISLQGQSFLGAEDLLARLEKAGYQLYGATNGVTAIQEGRLAHSTIASNFKEVFISEQLHTQKPEPAFFDKVGQLIPGFSKKKTLMIGDSLTADIAGGNAAAIDTVWYNPDHKKNTSQVVPTYTVSNYQEIADLLIK, encoded by the coding sequence ATGGCATATACATTTTTGCTTTTTGATTTGGACCATACTTTGTTGGACTTTGAATCTGCTGAAGAAACAGCCTTGACGCAGATGTTAGAAGACATGAATTTTCCAGATGTACAGGCCTTTAAGGATTATTACAAACCCATGAACCAAGGGCTCTGGAAGGATTTGGAAAAAAAGAAGTTAACCAAGCAAGAGCTAGTGGATAGTCGGTTTGCGATCGGGTTTGCCCACTTTGGGATTTCTGTTGATGGGGCTGAGATGGCTCTTCGCTACCAAGACTACATCAGTCTTCAGGGGCAATCTTTCCTAGGTGCGGAGGACTTACTGGCCCGACTTGAAAAAGCAGGTTACCAGCTCTATGGTGCAACGAACGGAGTGACTGCCATTCAAGAAGGACGCTTGGCTCATTCTACAATTGCTTCTAATTTTAAAGAGGTCTTTATCTCTGAGCAGCTTCATACTCAGAAACCAGAACCTGCATTTTTTGACAAAGTTGGCCAACTGATTCCAGGTTTTAGCAAGAAAAAGACCCTCATGATCGGAGATTCTTTGACGGCGGATATAGCAGGAGGAAATGCTGCGGCGATTGATACCGTCTGGTATAATCCTGATCACAAGAAAAATACCAGCCAAGTAGTGCCGACTTATACCGTTAGCAACTATCAAGAAATCGCCGATTTACTGATAAAATAA
- a CDS encoding MazG nucleotide pyrophosphohydrolase domain-containing protein, with protein MRDLTVRQLEEYLLDHYQQSRTEEGLFIKLVEEVGEVAEVLNGRSGRKEGVQDSNEELAKELADIIHYTVAIAAINHIDLTKTIFEKDKKAAIKYQHEQDLEGFLAKKSI; from the coding sequence ATGAGAGATTTAACAGTTAGACAACTAGAGGAATACTTACTTGATCATTACCAACAATCTAGAACAGAAGAAGGACTTTTTATCAAACTAGTGGAAGAAGTTGGAGAAGTCGCTGAGGTTTTAAATGGACGTTCAGGTAGAAAAGAGGGTGTCCAAGATTCAAACGAGGAATTGGCAAAGGAGTTGGCAGATATCATTCACTACACAGTGGCAATTGCAGCTATTAACCATATTGACCTAACGAAGACTATTTTTGAAAAAGACAAGAAGGCAGCCATCAAGTATCAGCATGAACAAGATTTGGAAGGCTTTTTAGCAAAAAAGAGCATTTGA